The following proteins come from a genomic window of Rhizobium sp. 007:
- a CDS encoding HisA/HisF-related TIM barrel protein, whose amino-acid sequence MLIIPVLDVKDGQVVRAQMGMRDTYRPIETPLSAIPAISSVADGLRRIHPFSIFYVADLDAIESGSSHCSAAGPLSLLQPRPDVWLDAGFRSATDVGQALANAQIYAVLGSESQAGTDVLSAFGAHQRLILSLDFRGDAFLGPPAIMSTPDLWPRRVIVMTLDKVGARCGPDFDRLRSIKDIAGNRDIIAAGGIRNVNDLERLSDMGIAGALVATSLHSGELTGTDVSAFYGS is encoded by the coding sequence TTGCTTATCATTCCCGTTCTCGACGTCAAAGACGGCCAGGTGGTACGCGCGCAGATGGGCATGCGCGATACCTATAGACCCATCGAGACGCCGCTCAGCGCGATACCGGCGATCAGCAGTGTCGCCGACGGCTTGCGCCGAATCCATCCGTTTTCGATCTTTTATGTGGCCGACCTCGATGCCATCGAGAGCGGTTCGAGCCATTGTTCTGCCGCCGGGCCTCTATCTCTTTTGCAGCCGAGGCCGGACGTCTGGCTCGATGCAGGGTTTCGAAGTGCAACGGACGTCGGGCAGGCGCTTGCCAACGCGCAGATCTATGCCGTCCTGGGTTCCGAAAGCCAGGCCGGTACCGACGTTCTCAGCGCGTTCGGTGCGCATCAGAGACTGATCCTTTCCCTCGACTTTCGCGGTGATGCCTTCCTCGGGCCGCCCGCCATCATGTCAACGCCTGACCTGTGGCCGAGACGGGTGATCGTGATGACACTCGACAAGGTGGGTGCGCGCTGCGGACCCGACTTCGATCGCTTGCGATCAATCAAGGACATCGCCGGAAACCGCGACATCATCGCCGCAGGCGGGATCCGCAACGTCAACGACCTGGAACGGCTGAGCGACATGGGCATTGCTGGTGCACTGGTCGCAACATCGCTGCATAGCGGCGAACTAACCGGAACCGACGTCTCCGCCTTTTATGGGAGCTAG
- a CDS encoding dihydroneopterin aldolase, giving the protein MKPLVVKLGGSTAGRIEMDQWIAVLTSARLPLVIVPGGGPFADQVRVSQNNMHFSNAAAHEMAILAMDQFGIVIAERHPRFQPARSLRELDAILAEDGIPVWLPSQMTRNADIAQSWDVTSDALAAWLCRQIGSGHLLLCKQVDPESLPNDLEALVDNGVVDAMLPQLLGKETVLYVAGPSSLRSQLLALPMTRIPGRRVGLPDEARTETCR; this is encoded by the coding sequence ATGAAGCCGCTGGTCGTCAAGCTTGGAGGAAGCACGGCCGGCCGTATCGAGATGGACCAATGGATTGCGGTGCTGACATCGGCGCGCTTGCCATTGGTGATCGTTCCCGGCGGCGGACCGTTTGCCGACCAGGTGCGCGTTTCGCAAAATAACATGCACTTCTCAAATGCCGCGGCACATGAGATGGCCATTCTCGCGATGGATCAGTTCGGCATCGTGATCGCCGAGCGGCATCCGCGTTTTCAACCGGCCCGGTCGCTGCGCGAGCTCGACGCAATTCTTGCGGAAGACGGGATACCGGTATGGCTGCCGTCCCAGATGACCCGCAACGCCGACATCGCACAGTCGTGGGATGTGACGTCGGATGCTCTTGCGGCCTGGCTGTGCAGGCAGATCGGAAGCGGCCACTTGCTGTTGTGCAAGCAGGTCGATCCGGAATCCCTTCCGAACGATCTGGAAGCGCTCGTTGACAATGGCGTCGTCGATGCCATGCTGCCGCAATTGCTCGGGAAGGAGACAGTCTTGTACGTTGCCGGACCATCGTCGCTGCGTTCGCAGCTGCTCGCGCTGCCCATGACCCGCATACCCGGGCGCCGCGTGGGATTGCCCGATGAAGCCCGCACAGAGACGTGCCGATGA
- a CDS encoding organic hydroperoxide resistance protein: protein MTKIDKVLYTGKTRTTGGREGASRSDDGQLDIKLSPPGSNRDGTNPEQLFAAGWSACFIGAIGIAAGKRKVKLPQDLSVDAEVDLGISDGAYFLQARLNVRLPGIEPALATALVEEAHQTCPYSKATRDNIHVELQIVE, encoded by the coding sequence ATGACGAAGATCGATAAGGTTCTTTATACTGGCAAGACCCGGACCACCGGCGGCCGCGAGGGGGCGTCTCGCAGTGACGATGGTCAGTTGGACATAAAGCTCTCGCCTCCCGGCAGCAATCGGGACGGCACCAATCCCGAGCAGCTCTTTGCCGCCGGATGGTCGGCCTGCTTCATCGGCGCAATCGGCATTGCCGCGGGCAAGCGAAAGGTGAAGCTGCCTCAGGATCTTTCCGTTGATGCCGAGGTCGATCTTGGAATCAGCGACGGCGCCTATTTTCTGCAGGCCCGCCTTAACGTTCGCCTGCCGGGTATCGAGCCGGCATTGGCAACGGCCCTCGTCGAGGAAGCGCATCAGACATGCCCGTATTCCAAGGCGACGCGCGACAACATCCATGTGGAACTGCAGATCGTCGAGTAA
- a CDS encoding hydantoinase/oxoprolinase family protein → MVAEEKQTVIGWDIGGAHLKMARTENGQITHARTVRAPMWLGLDQVRDALDQFRPLFQGNPIHVFTMTGELSDGFPSRDAGVRHILDFIKAEFGGDDLQVYGGRAGFVDLSDAYDLGPDIASANWHATAALSARIKGEGLFVDMGSTTTDILAFQNGRLCNNGYSDAERLLTGELVYTGFTRSALIGIAERVPVRGTMTPLMNEYFANTADLGRILGTLDEADDQYPAADRRAKSRDGSIGRIARMVGRDGTDLSEGEWIDVARWFSEHQLRMIHDGAFRVSGNAALSPVAPVVGAGIGRPQIMQLAKRLERPYVDFGMLIPAASNEIRDQASKAAPAAAVALLWSKS, encoded by the coding sequence ATGGTAGCAGAAGAAAAGCAAACAGTTATCGGCTGGGACATCGGTGGCGCGCATTTGAAGATGGCGCGGACCGAGAATGGCCAAATTACCCATGCCAGGACCGTCAGGGCGCCGATGTGGCTCGGACTCGATCAGGTGCGCGATGCGCTGGATCAGTTCCGCCCGCTTTTTCAAGGCAATCCCATCCATGTCTTCACGATGACGGGAGAGCTGTCGGATGGCTTCCCGTCACGAGACGCCGGCGTTCGCCATATCCTGGATTTCATCAAAGCGGAATTCGGCGGCGACGACCTGCAGGTTTATGGTGGCCGTGCCGGCTTCGTCGATCTTTCAGACGCCTACGATCTCGGCCCCGATATCGCCTCGGCCAATTGGCATGCCACGGCTGCGTTGAGCGCCAGGATCAAGGGAGAAGGTCTCTTCGTCGATATGGGTTCGACGACCACCGACATCCTCGCGTTTCAGAACGGACGGCTCTGCAACAATGGCTATTCCGATGCGGAGCGTCTGTTGACCGGCGAACTCGTCTACACGGGCTTTACGCGCTCGGCGCTGATCGGAATTGCCGAAAGAGTTCCGGTGCGCGGCACGATGACGCCGCTGATGAATGAGTATTTTGCCAATACCGCCGATCTCGGGCGCATTCTCGGAACATTGGACGAGGCCGACGACCAATACCCCGCCGCCGACCGAAGAGCCAAGTCGCGCGATGGATCGATCGGCCGTATCGCTCGCATGGTCGGACGTGACGGCACCGATCTTAGCGAAGGCGAATGGATCGATGTCGCCCGCTGGTTCAGCGAGCACCAATTGCGCATGATCCACGACGGTGCGTTCAGGGTTTCCGGCAATGCCGCACTAAGCCCGGTCGCACCGGTGGTGGGCGCGGGGATCGGTCGCCCGCAGATCATGCAGCTCGCCAAACGCCTGGAGCGGCCCTACGTCGACTTCGGCATGCTCATTCCAGCAGCATCGAACGAAATCCGCGATCAGGCAAGCAAGGCCGCGCCGGCCGCTGCCGTCGCGCTACTGTGGTCGAAATCGTAA
- a CDS encoding flavoprotein translates to MTRLRTPRWAWVLTGSGHFFVECFELIRSLDHCDVFVTKAADEVLRMYGLKLDFSDTTRVLHDKTASAVPVGEFYHGVYHSVVIAPATSNTVAKCVAGISDTIATNVYAQAGKCRLPSIVFACDTAPELETMAPHGMVKVYPRPIDLENTARLKTFERTQVVESFADLELAVARRKGEIDGRG, encoded by the coding sequence ATGACGCGGCTTCGAACGCCGCGATGGGCCTGGGTGCTGACCGGGTCAGGCCATTTCTTCGTCGAATGCTTCGAATTAATCCGCTCACTCGACCATTGCGACGTCTTCGTGACGAAGGCCGCAGACGAAGTTCTCAGGATGTATGGGCTGAAGCTCGATTTTTCGGACACGACACGCGTGCTTCACGACAAGACGGCAAGCGCAGTCCCTGTCGGCGAATTCTATCACGGCGTCTATCATAGCGTCGTGATTGCGCCTGCCACGTCCAATACCGTTGCCAAATGCGTGGCGGGAATCTCCGACACGATCGCCACGAATGTCTACGCACAAGCCGGCAAATGCCGCCTTCCATCAATCGTCTTTGCTTGCGACACCGCGCCCGAGCTGGAGACAATGGCCCCCCACGGAATGGTGAAGGTCTATCCGCGGCCGATCGATCTTGAGAACACGGCCCGTCTTAAGACCTTTGAACGCACGCAGGTCGTGGAATCCTTTGCTGATCTGGAGCTGGCGGTGGCGCGGCGGAAAGGAGAGATCGACGGTCGTGGCTGA
- a CDS encoding DUF447 domain-containing protein: MSFIRETIVTTVNAKGRVHIAPLGIIAEDDGWVIAPFRPSTTLENLTAVPFAIANYTDDMRIFAGCLTGRREWPLVAVQDCPVPRLEAALSHSVLQVVSVTQDEIRPRYFCRIAAEATHAPFTGMNRAKAAVLELAILVSRLHMLPKQKVDSEIAYLSIAIDKTAGADERQAWDWLMDRVNAHSAGD, translated from the coding sequence ATGAGCTTCATTCGCGAAACGATCGTAACGACGGTGAATGCCAAGGGCCGGGTGCATATCGCGCCCCTCGGTATCATCGCTGAGGATGACGGCTGGGTCATTGCGCCGTTCCGACCCTCCACAACCCTCGAAAATCTTACCGCCGTGCCGTTTGCCATTGCCAATTATACGGACGACATGCGGATTTTCGCGGGCTGTCTCACCGGACGGCGGGAATGGCCGCTGGTTGCGGTGCAAGATTGCCCGGTCCCGCGTCTGGAGGCAGCGCTCAGTCATTCCGTTTTGCAGGTCGTTTCCGTCACGCAGGACGAGATCCGCCCCCGCTATTTCTGCCGGATCGCAGCTGAGGCCACGCATGCCCCGTTCACAGGCATGAACCGGGCCAAGGCAGCCGTTCTCGAGCTCGCGATCCTGGTGAGCAGACTGCATATGCTGCCCAAGCAAAAGGTCGATTCCGAGATTGCGTATCTGTCGATTGCCATCGACAAGACGGCCGGTGCTGACGAGCGGCAGGCCTGGGATTGGCTGATGGACCGCGTGAACGCCCATTCGGCCGGAGACTGA
- a CDS encoding YVTN family beta-propeller repeat protein: MRRHVYLLAGMIAAVLYAGPSLANTVYVSNEKDNTVTVVDSKRMEVTQTINVGQRPRGITISHDGKHLYVCASDDDTVEIIDTATHQIIGTLPSGPDPELFVLSPDGKTLYVANEDDNLVTVIDVDKKTVITEIPVGVEPEGMGVSPDGKTMVNTSETTNMAHFIDTSTHEIVANVLVDSRPRFAEFKPDGSQVWVSSEIGGTVSVIDNASRQIVKKITFEIQGLRSEAIQPVGVRISADGKKAYVALGPANRVAVVDTQTYEVEKYILVGQRVWQLAFTPDGQHLISTNGLSNDITFIDTASDEPVKSVTVGAMPWGVTVAPN; encoded by the coding sequence ATGCGCAGACATGTTTATCTGCTTGCGGGAATGATCGCCGCCGTCTTGTATGCGGGACCGTCTCTGGCCAACACCGTCTATGTTTCGAACGAGAAGGACAACACCGTCACCGTCGTCGACTCCAAGAGGATGGAAGTCACCCAGACAATCAATGTTGGACAAAGGCCGCGCGGCATTACGATTTCCCATGACGGAAAGCACCTTTATGTCTGCGCAAGCGACGACGACACCGTCGAGATCATCGATACGGCAACGCATCAGATCATCGGGACACTGCCTTCCGGTCCGGATCCGGAGCTCTTCGTGCTCTCGCCTGACGGCAAGACGCTCTACGTCGCAAATGAGGACGACAATCTGGTCACCGTCATCGACGTCGACAAGAAAACCGTGATCACCGAAATACCGGTCGGCGTGGAGCCAGAAGGCATGGGCGTCAGCCCCGACGGAAAGACGATGGTGAACACCTCCGAAACGACGAACATGGCGCATTTTATCGATACCTCGACCCATGAGATCGTCGCCAACGTGCTCGTTGACTCGCGGCCGCGCTTTGCCGAATTCAAGCCGGACGGTTCACAGGTCTGGGTCTCTTCGGAGATCGGCGGAACCGTCTCCGTCATAGACAATGCCTCCAGACAAATCGTCAAAAAGATCACGTTTGAGATCCAGGGCTTGCGCTCGGAGGCGATTCAGCCCGTTGGCGTGCGGATTTCGGCCGACGGCAAGAAAGCCTATGTCGCCCTCGGCCCGGCCAACCGCGTGGCGGTCGTAGACACGCAAACCTATGAGGTCGAGAAATATATCCTTGTCGGTCAGCGTGTCTGGCAGTTGGCTTTCACGCCCGACGGCCAGCACCTGATCAGCACGAACGGTCTTTCCAACGATATCACCTTCATCGACACGGCGAGCGACGAGCCGGTCAAATCCGTCACCGTCGGAGCCATGCCGTGGGGAGTGACCGTAGCACCCAACTGA
- a CDS encoding ABC transporter substrate-binding protein, translated as MAQQNPAAEPATEIRIGYLRAYEPQLALSVLDVPPRDEGVAGANIAINDNNTTGRFLGQSYSLDVVETKREADVVPVFRQMLARGEKYVLTDISAKQLLSIADLAKENGVLLFNVGSTDDILREHECRSNVFHTAPTRTMLADGLAQYLIWKQWRNWVLLYGSHEPDQLFADAIRRSAKRFGATIVEERLYKDTGTARRTDSGVVQVQRQMPVFTQGLPDHDVVIVADESEVFGSYVPFRTWDPRPVAGTAGLIASSWHPASEQWGGSQIQNRFVKATGRRMLGKDMQAWTAARILGEAATRTNGNDPAQIEAFIKDENFSLAAFKGQKVSFRRWNWQLRQPILLGDGRGVISTSPQEGFLHQFSELDTLGIDQPETACKLN; from the coding sequence ATGGCGCAGCAAAATCCCGCCGCCGAGCCTGCAACGGAAATCCGCATAGGATATCTGCGCGCCTATGAGCCGCAACTTGCGCTGTCGGTCCTGGATGTTCCCCCGCGCGATGAAGGCGTTGCCGGTGCCAACATCGCCATCAACGACAACAACACGACCGGCAGATTTCTCGGCCAGTCGTACAGCCTGGACGTGGTGGAGACGAAACGGGAGGCGGATGTCGTCCCGGTTTTCAGGCAGATGCTGGCGCGCGGCGAGAAATATGTGCTGACCGACATATCGGCCAAGCAGTTGCTCTCCATTGCCGATCTCGCCAAGGAGAACGGTGTGCTTCTCTTCAATGTCGGCTCGACGGATGACATTTTGCGCGAGCACGAATGCCGCTCCAACGTCTTCCACACCGCTCCGACGCGCACCATGCTTGCCGATGGCCTGGCGCAATATCTGATCTGGAAGCAGTGGCGCAATTGGGTGCTGCTTTACGGTTCCCACGAACCGGACCAGCTTTTTGCGGATGCGATCCGGCGCTCTGCCAAGCGTTTCGGCGCGACGATCGTCGAGGAGCGGCTCTACAAGGATACAGGCACGGCCCGCAGAACCGACAGCGGCGTCGTTCAGGTGCAGCGACAGATGCCGGTCTTCACCCAGGGACTGCCCGACCATGATGTCGTCATCGTTGCGGACGAGAGCGAGGTCTTTGGAAGCTATGTTCCTTTCCGGACCTGGGACCCGCGGCCCGTCGCCGGCACGGCGGGCCTCATTGCCTCGTCCTGGCATCCGGCCAGCGAACAATGGGGCGGCTCTCAGATCCAGAACCGCTTCGTGAAGGCGACCGGACGGCGCATGCTCGGCAAGGACATGCAGGCATGGACGGCAGCCCGCATCCTCGGCGAGGCCGCAACGCGGACCAACGGCAACGATCCTGCTCAGATCGAAGCCTTCATAAAAGACGAAAATTTCTCACTGGCGGCCTTCAAGGGACAGAAGGTGAGCTTCCGTCGCTGGAACTGGCAGCTCCGCCAGCCAATTCTGCTCGGCGATGGGCGCGGTGTGATCTCCACCTCGCCCCAGGAGGGTTTTCTTCACCAGTTTTCCGAACTCGACACATTGGGGATCGATCAACCGGAGACAGCCTGCAAATTGAACTGA
- a CDS encoding ABC transporter ATP-binding protein yields the protein MKLESRLDETSNRQESAAVAALELTSVSYSYGQRKALDNVSFSIEPSRFTVLLGLNGAGKTTLFSLVSHLFSPPAGRIRVFGQDIDRNPGAALRHLGIVFQARTLDLDLSVRQNLLYHASLHGIGSRVARQRIDELLRSIDMSDRIEEKVRGLSGGQIRRVEIVRALLHRPSLLLLDEATVGLDIKSRATIVKDIRALVEHAGISVLWATHLIDEVGQADQILVLDQGKLVADGQVSTILSHTGTETINQAFSKLTGITDMNIRGGKP from the coding sequence ATGAAGCTTGAATCCCGCTTGGACGAGACATCCAATAGGCAAGAGAGTGCGGCGGTCGCTGCACTCGAACTTACCTCCGTCAGTTATAGCTATGGGCAGCGAAAGGCGCTCGACAATGTGTCGTTTTCCATAGAGCCCTCGCGCTTCACCGTTCTTCTGGGGCTTAACGGTGCCGGCAAGACGACGCTCTTTTCACTCGTCAGCCATCTTTTTTCGCCGCCGGCGGGCCGCATTCGCGTTTTCGGCCAGGACATAGATCGCAATCCCGGCGCCGCACTCAGACATCTCGGCATCGTGTTTCAGGCCCGTACCCTCGATCTCGATTTGAGTGTCCGACAAAATCTCCTCTATCACGCCTCCCTGCACGGCATCGGATCGCGTGTGGCGCGGCAACGGATCGACGAGCTTCTTCGGTCCATCGACATGAGCGACCGCATCGAGGAAAAGGTCCGCGGTCTGTCCGGCGGACAGATCAGGCGTGTCGAGATCGTTCGGGCCCTACTGCACCGGCCTTCCCTGCTGCTGCTCGACGAGGCGACGGTCGGGCTCGATATCAAGTCGCGTGCGACCATTGTGAAGGATATTCGTGCTCTCGTGGAACACGCCGGCATCAGCGTGCTGTGGGCAACCCACCTGATCGACGAGGTTGGCCAGGCGGATCAGATCCTGGTCCTGGACCAGGGAAAGCTCGTCGCCGATGGCCAGGTTTCGACCATTCTTTCCCACACCGGCACGGAGACCATCAATCAGGCATTCTCGAAGCTTACCGGTATCACAGACATGAATATCCGGGGAGGAAAGCCATGA
- a CDS encoding DUF6513 domain-containing protein: MAEHLVFLTGHLAKARLENILTGLGTTPFTYEIIDIGVKVAALMTEEIVSRRLPRPLKADRVVLPGRFRGHLERLSDEFGIPFVRGPDEVADLPVYLGRAGKPPDLSRHEMRIFAEIVDASTLSLEALLKRARALANGGADVIDLGCLPDTPFAHLEEAIGRIKAEGLCVSVDSANADELELAARSGADYLLSLNEKTIGIAARHKVKPVLIPAVPGDLFSLGRAIEAAQNAGISFIADPVLDPIHFGFAASLGRFIEARRRWPDVEMMMGTGNLTELTDADTSGITAILAGLCSELSIANVLVVNVSPHTVRTVEEHDRARRIMYAAKHDHALPRGYDAALLQIHDRAPFASSIADIEALAQDVRDANFRIMTAPDGIHVFSKAGHWKSDNAFDLFPVLNVEQDGPHAFYLGAELMKAEIAWKLGKRYSQDEPLTWGVASPGAGEDRTRLAGAGHTLRAKKDGP, from the coding sequence GTGGCTGAGCATCTCGTCTTCCTGACCGGGCACCTGGCAAAGGCCAGGCTTGAAAACATTCTCACCGGACTGGGAACAACCCCCTTCACCTACGAAATCATCGACATCGGTGTGAAGGTTGCCGCCCTGATGACGGAAGAAATCGTCAGCCGTCGCTTGCCTCGGCCGTTGAAGGCGGACCGAGTTGTCTTGCCCGGTCGGTTCAGAGGCCATCTGGAACGGTTAAGCGACGAATTCGGCATCCCTTTCGTGCGCGGACCTGACGAGGTGGCGGATCTGCCCGTCTACCTTGGCCGGGCGGGAAAGCCGCCGGATCTGTCGCGCCACGAGATGCGCATCTTCGCCGAAATCGTCGACGCATCGACCCTGTCGTTGGAGGCGCTGCTAAAGAGAGCGCGAGCGCTCGCAAACGGCGGCGCCGATGTGATCGACCTGGGGTGCCTTCCAGATACGCCCTTTGCCCATCTGGAAGAAGCCATCGGGCGGATCAAGGCCGAGGGGCTCTGCGTCAGCGTGGACTCAGCAAACGCCGATGAACTGGAACTCGCCGCCCGCTCCGGCGCCGATTATCTTCTGAGCCTCAACGAAAAGACAATCGGAATTGCCGCGCGCCACAAGGTCAAACCGGTTCTCATTCCAGCCGTGCCGGGCGACCTCTTCTCTCTCGGCCGTGCCATCGAGGCGGCGCAGAACGCCGGGATATCCTTCATCGCCGATCCGGTCCTCGACCCAATCCATTTCGGCTTCGCCGCCTCGCTTGGACGCTTCATCGAGGCTCGCCGCCGCTGGCCGGACGTCGAGATGATGATGGGCACCGGCAACCTGACCGAACTGACCGACGCCGACACGTCGGGAATAACAGCCATCCTCGCGGGCCTTTGCTCGGAGCTTTCCATCGCCAACGTGCTGGTCGTCAACGTCAGTCCGCATACCGTGCGCACGGTGGAGGAACATGACCGGGCGCGACGCATCATGTATGCCGCCAAGCACGATCATGCGCTGCCCCGCGGCTATGACGCAGCCCTCCTGCAAATACACGACCGTGCGCCCTTTGCGAGCTCCATTGCCGATATCGAGGCGCTTGCGCAAGACGTGCGCGACGCCAATTTCCGCATCATGACCGCTCCTGACGGCATCCATGTCTTCAGCAAAGCCGGCCACTGGAAGAGCGACAACGCCTTCGACCTCTTTCCTGTGCTCAATGTCGAACAGGATGGCCCGCATGCCTTTTATCTGGGAGCGGAATTGATGAAGGCGGAAATCGCCTGGAAGCTCGGCAAACGCTATTCGCAGGACGAGCCGCTTACCTGGGGCGTGGCGAGCCCGGGCGCAGGCGAGGACCGCACACGGCTTGCCGGGGCCGGGCATACGCTGCGCGCAAAGAAGGACGGCCCATGA
- a CDS encoding (5-formylfuran-3-yl)methyl phosphate synthase, with the protein MTLMLASVQNRKEAEIVLQAGADIIDLKDPLRGALGAADIPQIIDVVDFVSGRRPVSAACGELGGDLQALRARVEEVAATGVDFIKIGFLPSSPIGADAQALADIAGRKRLIAVVFADHRYEENVMTSFAKAGFYGVMLDTDDKSKGRLLDHIPPDRISDFVAQGQRHGLMTGLAGSLEAPDIPRLLPGKPDFLGFRGSLCEGLSRNADLDAEATAKIRALIPGERPAEKTPSVDLELLAARGYFPDPAEDNLGTDQIFVRDFVLPVDIGAYSFEHGKKQKVRFDVTADVLRLTRDPKDMHHIVSYDLIMDGIRAIVSRGHVDLVETLAEQAAAFILENPRVARVVVRVEKLELGPGGVGVQIERKRESARLSKPLRVVAAKADGGRKVV; encoded by the coding sequence ATGACATTGATGTTGGCCAGTGTTCAAAATCGCAAGGAGGCGGAGATCGTTCTGCAGGCAGGTGCGGACATTATCGATCTCAAGGACCCTTTGCGCGGCGCGCTCGGGGCGGCAGACATCCCGCAAATCATCGACGTTGTCGATTTCGTGTCCGGCAGACGGCCCGTCAGTGCCGCCTGCGGCGAACTTGGCGGCGATCTGCAGGCCCTCAGGGCAAGGGTCGAGGAGGTGGCCGCGACCGGTGTTGATTTCATCAAGATCGGGTTTCTGCCGTCGTCCCCCATCGGGGCGGATGCGCAAGCCTTGGCCGATATTGCCGGCCGCAAGAGGTTGATCGCCGTTGTTTTTGCCGACCATCGATACGAGGAGAACGTCATGACATCGTTTGCAAAAGCAGGCTTTTACGGCGTCATGCTGGATACGGATGACAAATCGAAGGGAAGGTTGCTGGATCACATTCCTCCAGATCGTATTTCGGATTTTGTGGCGCAGGGGCAACGGCACGGATTGATGACGGGCCTTGCCGGCTCACTGGAAGCACCCGACATCCCACGCTTGCTGCCGGGCAAGCCGGATTTTTTGGGCTTCCGGGGATCGCTGTGCGAGGGCCTGTCCAGGAACGCCGATCTGGACGCTGAAGCCACGGCAAAGATCCGTGCTCTAATACCCGGGGAGCGGCCGGCTGAAAAAACGCCGAGCGTTGACCTCGAACTCCTGGCGGCACGGGGATATTTCCCCGATCCGGCTGAGGACAATCTCGGCACCGACCAGATTTTCGTGCGGGATTTCGTCCTGCCGGTCGACATCGGCGCTTACAGCTTTGAACATGGCAAAAAGCAGAAGGTCCGGTTCGATGTGACGGCGGATGTCCTTCGTCTCACCCGCGATCCGAAGGACATGCATCATATCGTTTCTTATGACCTCATCATGGACGGCATCCGCGCGATCGTCAGCCGTGGTCATGTCGATCTGGTTGAAACGCTTGCCGAGCAGGCTGCAGCGTTCATCCTTGAGAACCCGCGTGTGGCTCGTGTCGTCGTGCGAGTAGAAAAACTGGAACTGGGTCCGGGCGGCGTCGGCGTGCAGATCGAGCGCAAGAGGGAAAGCGCCCGATTGTCAAAGCCGCTTCGCGTCGTAGCGGCAAAGGCCGATGGAGGAAGGAAAGTGGTATGA
- a CDS encoding ABC transporter permease codes for MTGATGTLGGATAEKWKGFTAIQYLVCLRGILLREWLRYLSQKERFISSLVRPLLWLFIFAAGFRQVLGVSIIPPYETYVLYEVYITPGLCGMILLFSGMQSSLSMVYDREMGNMRILLVSPFPRWYLLVSKLLAGVAVSLLQVYAFLAIAWFWDVKAPIAGYFMILPALFFSGLMLGALGMLLSSLVKQLENFAGIMNFVIFPMYFASSALYPLWRVQEASPLLYKICLLNPFTYAVELIRFAFYARIEWTSLAVVVAVTLALLGGAILAYNPARGLTIRKQEMGASQ; via the coding sequence ATGACCGGCGCGACCGGAACGTTGGGCGGTGCGACCGCCGAGAAATGGAAAGGCTTCACGGCGATCCAGTACCTCGTCTGCCTGAGGGGTATTCTGTTGCGCGAATGGCTGCGCTACCTCTCGCAGAAGGAACGCTTCATCTCCTCGTTGGTGCGGCCCCTGCTCTGGCTCTTCATATTCGCAGCCGGTTTCCGGCAGGTGCTGGGCGTTTCGATCATACCGCCGTATGAGACCTATGTTCTCTACGAGGTCTACATCACGCCTGGATTGTGCGGGATGATCCTCCTCTTCAGCGGCATGCAGTCCTCCCTGTCGATGGTCTATGACCGGGAGATGGGCAATATGCGTATCCTGCTCGTCAGTCCATTTCCGCGCTGGTATCTTCTCGTATCCAAGCTTTTGGCCGGCGTTGCCGTTTCCCTTCTCCAGGTCTATGCATTCCTGGCGATTGCCTGGTTTTGGGATGTCAAGGCGCCAATCGCCGGCTATTTCATGATCCTGCCTGCCCTGTTTTTCTCAGGGCTGATGCTTGGAGCGTTAGGGATGCTCTTGTCATCGCTTGTCAAGCAATTGGAGAATTTTGCAGGGATCATGAATTTCGTGATCTTTCCCATGTATTTCGCCTCCTCGGCGCTTTACCCGCTCTGGCGGGTTCAAGAAGCAAGCCCCCTGCTCTACAAGATATGCCTCCTCAACCCGTTCACCTATGCGGTCGAACTCATCCGCTTCGCCTTTTACGCGCGTATCGAATGGACATCGCTTGCCGTCGTTGTGGCCGTCACGCTTGCCCTGTTGGGGGGAGCCATCCTGGCCTATAATCCCGCACGTGGCCTGACCATCCGCAAGCAGGAGATGGGAGCAAGCCAGTGA